The following proteins are encoded in a genomic region of Mahella australiensis 50-1 BON:
- a CDS encoding ABC transporter permease gives MEYMSLYFDFIKIKLKSITEYPGAFWAHSIAKMMGWGADLIVVYLMVHKFESILSWSAYEVLFLFSMDATSYALAGFFMFNPFAMLSQHIQMGTFDEMLTKPLNPFFYLCFKGFTTGYLGNLISTVTAMIICIIKLNISMSFVNIFYLIIIIIGSALIHSALFMFSNIPAFWIVKTDALSSFRWALDEFIRYPISIYDRWIQIMLTFVFPVAFINFYPSQYFLQKSDFLGFSPFFAHMTVVIGSILFVLGYMFFFVGVRNYKSTGS, from the coding sequence ATGGAATACATGTCCTTATATTTTGATTTTATAAAAATAAAGCTTAAAAGTATTACTGAATATCCGGGGGCTTTTTGGGCTCATAGCATTGCAAAGATGATGGGATGGGGAGCAGATCTAATTGTTGTATATTTAATGGTACACAAGTTTGAAAGCATTTTAAGTTGGTCAGCGTATGAAGTGCTGTTTTTATTTTCAATGGATGCTACATCTTACGCTCTGGCGGGATTTTTTATGTTTAACCCCTTTGCAATGTTATCTCAGCACATACAAATGGGAACATTTGATGAAATGTTGACAAAACCACTTAATCCATTTTTTTATCTTTGTTTTAAAGGCTTTACAACTGGTTACTTAGGAAATCTAATTTCAACTGTAACTGCAATGATCATTTGTATTATAAAACTCAATATTTCAATGAGTTTTGTGAATATTTTTTATTTAATCATAATTATTATTGGCTCGGCACTTATTCATTCTGCATTATTTATGTTTTCTAACATTCCTGCATTCTGGATTGTTAAGACAGATGCACTGTCATCGTTCAGATGGGCGCTTGATGAATTTATTCGATATCCGATATCGATTTATGATAGATGGATACAAATAATGCTTACCTTTGTCTTTCCTGTTGCTTTTATCAATTTTTATCCGTCTCAATACTTTTTGCAAAAAAGTGATTTTTTAGGATTTAGTCCGTTTTTTGCTCACATGACGGTAGTAATTGGCAGTATATTGTTTGTTTTGGGTTATATGTTCTTTTTTGTTGGAGTTAGGAATTATAAAAGTACTGGTTCATAA
- a CDS encoding ABC transporter permease, with amino-acid sequence MYIELLKKSFQQQFVYRTNTTIHVFTSFIYLFVTVNIWTALYRGKGIIDGISLKEMVTYVLMVQFVTTIVRLPVSKYVAGRASSGIISIDFIRPVNLKFCAIFDCLGGALFNVIVFVVPIVVLGSMMWGIVLPSQLYQWLLFVPSLFMAIILYSTMEYIMGLTAFWTKTDFHISWIVRSFMTLFSGSYIPLWFYPEPLKVIANFLPFQYFIFKPINIFMGKATFEEALFIILFQIIWFLILLTLECITWYFARKVVTVQGG; translated from the coding sequence ATGTATATTGAACTTTTGAAAAAGAGTTTCCAACAACAGTTTGTTTATCGAACTAATACTACCATACATGTATTTACTTCGTTTATTTATCTCTTTGTTACAGTAAATATATGGACTGCGCTTTACAGGGGAAAAGGTATTATAGACGGCATTTCGCTGAAAGAAATGGTTACATATGTATTAATGGTACAATTTGTGACAACAATAGTACGCCTTCCTGTAAGCAAATATGTTGCAGGCAGAGCGAGCAGCGGCATTATTTCAATTGATTTCATAAGACCTGTAAATTTAAAATTCTGTGCTATATTTGATTGCTTGGGCGGTGCTTTGTTCAACGTCATTGTGTTTGTCGTTCCAATAGTTGTACTTGGGAGTATGATGTGGGGGATTGTATTGCCGTCTCAGCTTTATCAATGGCTGCTCTTTGTGCCCTCGCTATTTATGGCAATCATTCTCTATTCAACAATGGAATACATTATGGGTCTTACTGCATTTTGGACCAAAACGGATTTCCATATCAGTTGGATTGTTCGGTCGTTCATGACTCTATTTTCAGGCTCATATATTCCCCTTTGGTTTTATCCTGAGCCGCTTAAAGTAATTGCCAACTTTTTGCCGTTTCAATATTTTATATTTAAGCCTATCAATATATTTATGGGGAAAGCCACGTTTGAAGAAGCATTGTTTATTATTTTATTTCAAATAATCTGGTTTTTGATTCTTTTGACTTTAGAATGCATAACATGGTATTTCGCACGGAAAGTTGTTACTGTTCAGGGAGGTTAG